A genomic region of Papaver somniferum cultivar HN1 chromosome 7, ASM357369v1, whole genome shotgun sequence contains the following coding sequences:
- the LOC113296815 gene encoding dihydroxy-acid dehydratase, chloroplastic-like yields the protein MQASLISSPACFSTTTTKSTINGDSLSSLSSSSLPIQQSRLLKRRQKHCLRISASSSSEESPPLEEQKLNKYSSRITQPKSQGGSQAILYGVGLSEEDMHKPQVGISSVWYEGNTCNMHLLHLAEAVKEGVKEAGMVGFRFNTIGVSDAISMGTRGMCFSLQSRDLIADSIETVMSAQWYDANISIPGCDKNMPGTIMAMGRLNRPGIMVYGGTIKPGHSAGSTYDIVSAFQVYGEFVSGSISDDERMNVIKNSCPGAGACGGMYTANTMASAIEAMGMSLPYSSSIPAEDPLKLRECHMAGKYLLDLIKMDLKPRDIITKKSLRNAMVVIMALGGSTNAVLHLIAIARSVGLELTLDDFQKISDEVPFLADLKPSGKYVMEDLHKIGGTPAVIRFLLEKGFLDGDCITVTGKTLAENAKMCPPLSEGQQIIRPLDNPIKATGHIQILYGNLAPEGSVAKITGKEGLYFSGPALVFEGEESMLEAISEDPASFKGKVVVIRGEGPKGGPGMPEMLTPTSAIMGAGLGKEVALLTDGRFSGGSHGYVVGHICPEAQEGGPIGLIENGDVITIDVEKRRMDVQLTDAEFAERRSKWKVPAYKADRGVLYKYIKNVTSAAKGCVTDE from the exons ATGCAGGCTTCTCTCATATCCTCTCCGGCCtgtttctccaccaccaccaccaaatccaCCATCAATGGAGATTCTTTATCATCATTATCGTCATCATCTCTACCCATTCAACAATCTCGTTTATTAAAACGCCGCCAAAAGCATTGTTTAAGAatatctgcttcttcttcttctgaagaaTCTCCTCCTCTTGAAGAACAAAAATTGAACAAATACAGTTCAAGAATCACCCAACCCAAATCTCAAGGGGGTTCTCAGGCAATTCTTTATGGAGTTGGTCTATCTGAAGAGGATATGCATAAACCTCAAGTGGGTATTTCTTCAGTCTGGTATGAGGGGAATACTTGTAATATGCATCTTTTACATCTTGCAGAAGCAGTTAAAGAAGGGGTAAAAGAAGCTGGAATGGTTGGGTTTAGGTTTAATACTATTGGTGTTAGTGATGCAATTTCTATGGGTACTAGAGGAATGTGCTTTAGTTTGCAATCTCGGGATTTGATTGCTGATAGTATTGAGACTGTTATGTCTGCTCAATGGTATGATGCTAACATCTCCATCCCTGGATGTGATAAAAAT ATGCCAGGTACAATTATGGCAATGGGCAGGCTTAACCGACCAGGTATCATGGTTTATGGTGGAACTATTAAG CCTGGTCATTCTGCAGGAAGTACATATGATATAGTATCTGCCTTCCAG GTTTATGGAGAGTTTGTCAGTGGGTCCATCAGTGATGACGAGAGAATGAATGTCATAAAGAATTCATGCCCTGGAGCTGGGGCTTGTGGTGGCATGTATACGGCAAACACTATGGCTTCTGCTATTGAGGCTATGGGAATGTCACTTCCATACAG TTCATCAATTCCGGCAGAGGATCCGTTGAAGTTGCGAGAGTGTCATATGGCTGGAAAGTATCTTTTAGATTTAATCAAGATGGACTTGAAACCACGAGATATTATCACCAAGAAATCTTTACGCAATGCAATGGTTGTTATTATGGCCCTTGGCGGTTCCACAAATGCTGTTTTGCATTTGATTGCTATTGCAAG GTCTGTTGGTCTGGAGCTTACTCTTGACGATTTTCAGAAAATCAGTGACGAGGTCCCTTTCCTCGCAGATCTTAAACCTAGCGGTAAATATGTAATGGAGGATCTGCACAAG ATTGGTGGAACACCAGCAGTCATTCGGTTCCTTCTGGAGAAAGggttcttagatggtgattgtataaCAG TCACCGGAAAGACACTGGCTGAAAATGCAAAAATGTGTCCTCCGTTATCAGAAGGACAG CAAATAATAAGACCACTGGACAACCCGATTAAAGCGACTGGCCACATACAGATTTTGTATGGAAACCTAGCTCCGGAGGGATCTGTAGCAAAAATTACTGGAAAAGAAGGGCTATATTTCTCAG GTCCAGCGCTTGTTTTTGAAGGTGAGGAGTCAATGCTAGAAGCTATCTCAGAGGATCCTGCGAGTTTTAAG GGAAAAGTTGTCGTCATCAGAGGAGAAGGACCCAAGGGAGGGCCAGGAATGCCTGAAATGCTAACACCAACAAGTGCTATAATGGGAGCAGGTCTTGGGAAG GAGGTTGCGTTGTTAACTGATGGTCGATTTTCAGGAGGTTCTCATGGTTACGTTGTTGGGCATATATGCCCCGAAGCACAG GAAGGTGGTCCAATTGGTCTGATCGAAAATGGGGATGTCATCACAATTGATGTTGAGAAAAGAAGAATGGATGTTCAGTTGACTGATGCTGAATTTGCTGAGCGTCGAAGCAAGTGGAAAGTGCCTGCGTACAAAGCTGACAGAGGAGTTTTATATAAG TACATCAAGAATGTTACATCAGCTGCAAAAGGTTGCGTGACTGACGAGTAA